A stretch of the Lactuca sativa cultivar Salinas chromosome 9, Lsat_Salinas_v11, whole genome shotgun sequence genome encodes the following:
- the LOC111916885 gene encoding sodium/calcium exchanger NCL2: MKKVSTTTACSFAFFFCFLFWSVTGRFLQYDDGEQVSDGVYNHGDKHEQSFFLRFLGFSDSEEYCEQMYGFLPCSSNLPGHLFLIVVYEYLLYHGESYAGGDGRIFGVLGNNFFGASVFQLLDSLPDSLILLASGLSSSKEKAQEYVVTGAGLLAGSSVMLLTLLWGVCFICGRTKFYVKPGSKVKNKVMQLLTGSGVVTDAETSYHAKVMFFSLIPFVVMLLPSVFGLSYSGGGYRIVVLVSLCVAVICLFSYFFYQLFDSRIQTRRLEYAEVERKVELQVPFYEVQALMLDREKHLMLRQKEMEKMMKYPDASEKITMTRDDFYSTFEDWLDVTRQLMDDPHSLDKSGSEYNQVAELLLEDKNKLIELISIMMERASGQKLLKEDGGRDESAIARFYERIDTNHDGFITRDELKNFIMEMNYEEILMDDEIAEIIMRHLDIDGNGNIDKQEFQSGVTKWLKEMDHVASRNQKKQSRNKNLEKDRYQREEAKAKENEKFKAIVLLIIGIFMLTVLAEPLVESVRKFSESIKIEAFYVSFILVPLATNARTAIAAIRAASQKRHVTTSLTFSEIYHKVFMNNIFGFSVLVSVIYFRGLTWHFSAEILVVIIVCVIMGLLASFRSKFPMWTLFIAFPLYPLSLVVVYLLDDTFRFT; the protein is encoded by the exons atgaagaaagtttcaaCTACAACTGCATGTTCTTTTGCTTTCTTTTTTTGCTTTTTGTTTTGGAGTGTAACAGGTCGGTTTTTACAATATGATGATGGTGAGCAAGTTTCAGATGGTGTCTACAACCATGGAGATAAACATGAACAATCTTTCTTTCTTCGATTCTTGGGATTTAGTGACTCTGAGGAGTATTGTGAGCAGATGTATGGATTTCTACCATGTTCAAGCAATCTTCCAGGTCATTTGTTTCTTATTGTGGTATACGAGTACCTTTTGTATCATGGCGAATCCTATGCTGGTGGTGATGGAAGGATTTTCGGTGTTCTTGGGAATAACTTCTTTGGTGCAAGTGTTTTCCAGCTTCTTGATTCCCTCCCCGATTCTTTAATCCTTCTTG CATCTGGACTCTCGAGTAGTAAAGAAAAAGCTCAAGAATACGTTGTAACGGGTGCTGGATTGTTAGCTGGATCTTCAGTGATGCTTCTCACTCTTCTATGGGGAGTATGCTTCATATGTGGTAGAACAAAATTCTATGTAAAACCCGGTTCTAAAGTGAAAAATAAAGTTATGCAACTATTAACAG GTTCGGGTGTTGTTACAGATGCTGAAACGAGTTATCATgcgaaagttatgtttttttcatTGATACCATTTGTAGTCATGCTATTACCGAGTGTGTTTGGTTTATCGTATTCTGGTGGAGGATACAGGATTGTTGTTCTTGTGTCACTTTGTGTTGCAGTTATTTGCTTATTCTCATACTTCTTCTATCAG CTTTTTGATTCTCGGATTCAGACAAGAAGACTCGAGTATGCAGAAGTTGAAAGAAAAGTTGAGTTGCAAGTACCTTTCTATGAAGTACAAGCACTTATGCTCGATAGAGAGAAGCATCTCATGCTTAGGCAAAAGGAAATGGAGAAAATGATGAAATACCCTGATGCGAGTGAGAAAATAACAATGACAAGGGATGATTTCTATAGCACGTTTGAAGATTGGCTTGATGTTACGAGACAATTGATGGATGATCCACATTCGTTAGATAAATCAGGGTCAGAGTACAATCAG GTTGCGGAATTGTTGCTTGAAGATAAAAACAAATTGATAGAGCTAATATCCATTATGATGGAACGTGCTTCGGGACAAAAGTTACTTAAAGAAGATGGAGGACGAGATGAATCGGCAATAGCTAG ATTCTATGAACGCATTGATACCAATCACGATGGATTTATCACACGGGATGAACTGAAAAACTTCATTATGGAAATGAACTACGAGGAGATACTGATGGATGACGAGATAGCTGAGATCATAATGAGACATTTGGACATTGATGGAAATGGTAACATCGATAAACAAGAATTCCAATCCGGGGTTACAAAATGGCTCAAGGAGATGGATCATGTAGCTTCACGTAACCAAAAAAAGCAGTCACGTAATAAGAACCTA GAAAAAGATAGGTATCAACGTGAGGAGGCAAAGGCAAAAGAAAACGAGAAGTTTAAGGCAATAGTACTTCTGATCATTGGAATCTTTATGCTAACAGTTTTGGCTGAGCCTTTGGTAGAAAGTGTTCGAAAATTTTCAGAATCTATAAAGATAGAGGCTTTTTATGTGTCTTTCATCTTAGTACCATTGGCTACAAATGCTAGAACAGCCATTGCAGCGATTAGAGCCGCGAGTCAGAAAAGACATGTAACAACATCTTTAACTTTCTCTGAG ATATACCACAAAGTTTTCATGAACAACATCTTTGGGTTTTCTGTTCTTGTCTCGGTTATATACTTTCGGGGTTTGACATGGCATTTCTCAGCTGAGATTCTGGTTGTGATAATCGTGTGTGTCATAATGGGGCTTCTTGCAAGTTTCAGATCCAAGTTTCCTATGTGGACATTGTTCATCGCATTCCCCCTCTATCCACTTTCTTTGGTCGTGGTTTACCTTTTGGACGACACTTTTCGCTTTACTTGA